In Archaeoglobus profundus DSM 5631, the sequence ACCCCACCGCACAGATCACTTTCCGCAGCATGCTAAACTCCTAATTAAGTTCTCAAGTCCTATTATATCTCTATCTCCCGCGAGAGCGGTTGTTACATTCCCAGCATGTACCACAACCGTTGGCACACCGATTACGTAGTAGGCGTAGGTGTAGCAAGCTTTGGAAATGTTCTTATCGGAAACGTTGCAGTAGATGAATTTCACATCCTTGTATTTCTCTCTAAGCTTGTCTATGTACGGCTTTACCTTCTCGCAATGCGGGCATGTAGGAGAGTAGTAGAAGTAGACTTCGATATTGGAGTAATTACAGGCCTTACTTCCAGTTTCTAATGCGGACTTCTGAGAACAGCCCAACAATGCAATTGTCAGGACTAAGAGTAGTGCAATTAGCTTTTTCATAAAAGGTACTCACATTTCGAAATAAAACGTTTGCGAAAGTTTTTTACTCGATGAATTCTACGATTTAC encodes:
- a CDS encoding TlpA family protein disulfide reductase, with protein sequence MKKLIALLLVLTIALLGCSQKSALETGSKACNYSNIEVYFYYSPTCPHCEKVKPYIDKLREKYKDVKFIYCNVSDKNISKACYTYAYYVIGVPTVVVHAGNVTTALAGDRDIIGLENLIRSLACCGK